The Phycisphaeraceae bacterium genome segment TCGTCCGCGCCTCGACCGACCCCACCATCACCATCGAGGTGAAGGACAGCACCGCCCATCTTCGCGGGACGGACTCGCATTTCACGGTCTACGGGTTCGACGCATCGGAGTTCCCGGCGGTGCGCCCCTTCGACGCCGAGAAGGCCGATTGTGAAGTTCACGCCGGCACCCTGCAGAAACTCGCCTCGCGCACGCTCTTCGCCACCGCCACCGAGAGCAGCCGCTACGCCATCAACGGCGTGCTCTTCGATCGCAAGGGGAAGAAACTGCGCCTGGTGGCGACGGACGGCCGCCGTCTGGCCGTGGCCTCGAGTTCCTGCACGCCGACGGCGGAAGGCAACGCCTCGTGCATCATCCCCAGCAAGGTGCTGCGGCTGGTGACGCGGCTGATCGACGATCCGGACGCCACGGTGCGCATCGCCATCGACGAGTCAACGATCCAGTTCGCCATCGGCGAGGGCGCGGACGCGGCGGTGCTGACGGGCAACCTGGTGGAAGGCGCGTTCCCACCCTTCGAGGACGTCATCCCCCGCGATCACGACAAGAAGATCACATTCTCCACCGCCACCCTGTCCAGCGCGGTGCAGCGGGCGGCCCTGCTCACTAACGAGGAATCCAAGGGCGTGCGCATGTCCTTCCGCACGGATGGACTGACGCTCACCAGCCGCGCGCCGGAAATGGGCGAGGCGCAGATCGAGGTGGATCTGGCCGACTACAAGGGCACGCCCATCGAGATCGGCTTCAACCCCGGCTTCCTGCTCGACGCCCTGAAAGTCGTGGACGAGAATCAGGTGATCGTGGAGCTCAAGGAGCCAAGCAAACCGGGCGTCATCAAGGCGGGCAGCGAGTTCACCTACGTGGTGATGCCCGTGAATCTGCAATAGCGGAAGGCGTCAAGGCGTCAGGGCATCGAGACGGCGGATGTTCGTTGGCGCGGGGCGGCGCGGGTTGGTGGTCATTTGCGCTCGCATCGGTTCTTCATGTTCTCGTCCCAGTTGCGGCCAGGAGAGGCGTAGCCCGTGCCTCTTCGATCCTCACCGCGACTGCCCTGACGTCGTGGCGGCCAGGCGCGTGGCCCGCGCCGCGTCGAGTGCCTCCATCACCTGCTGGGGCGTGTAGGCGTTGGCCTGCCACGGCTCATCCACGCCCGGCGTGTAGATGACCAGCAGGGGGATGCCCGTGCGGCCCAGGTCGCGCAGCATTCGCCAGCCGGGGGCCTCGGTGCTGGTCAGGTCCACGGTGAAGCTGACCACGTCCTTGCTCCCCAGCGCGGTGCGCACGGGGTCGCGGTTGAGCACCGAGGCCTTGAGAATCTTGCAGTTGATGCACCACTCGGCGGTGAAGTCGAGCACCACCACGTGACCCGCCTCTCGCGCCGCCTGAAAGGCGGCGGGTGTGAACTCGTTCCATACGCCCGTTGCGTAGGCGCCGCCGGAGTCGGCCCTGGCCTCCTCCATCGCCAGCCAGTTGAAGCGGGCCTTGGCCGTCGAGTCCAAGGCGTACAGCGTGGCGGCGGCCCCCAGCAGCACGCCCACCAGCAGAAACGAGAGTCGCGGAAGCGGCTTCTTCGAGATCTGGAACGTCCGCACGACCAGCCACAGCCCGGCGATGGAGACGAACACCGCCACCGCCCACCAGTGGAGCTGCCGGGCCATGTAGGGCTTCTCGCTGACCAGCGCGATCAGCCCCGCGCCGATGAAGTACGCCGCGGCGGCGATCAGCAGAAGCCCCATCACCTGCTTGACCAGTTCGCTGGCGGGGCCGGTGCGGGGGATCTTGTTCACCAGCCCCGGCCTGGCGGAAAGCACCAGGTACGGAGCCGCCATGCCGATGCCCAGCGATGTGAAGATCAGGATGATCGTCGCGGGCGGCAGCGTCGCCGAGCCCGCCAGCAGCGCGCCGGCCACGAAGCCGAAGCACGGCAGACCCAGCACCGCGGTCATGACGCCGAACATGAATGAACCGCCGGGGGAATCCGCCTTGGGGTTGATGGCGTAGACCGACTGGGGTAGTTGAATCATGAACAGCCCCATGATGCCCAGCCCCATGATGCCGATGAGCGCCCCGATGCCCAGCGTGAGCCACCAGATGCCGAACAGACGGGAGGGGTCGGCCAGCGTCGTGAAGAACGCCGCGGGCACACCGATGGCCACCCAGAAGGCCACCACGCCGAGGGCCATCCACAGCCCGAGGACAAGACTCTTCCCCGGCGAGCCCGCGTGCTGGCTGATCGTGAGAATCTTGATGGGAATGACGGGTAGCACGCAGGGCGTGAGGTTGAGGATGAATCCGCCCAGCACGGAGAAGAGCAGCAGCAGCACGGTGCCCAGCGCACCGGAGGTGTCCGGCAGTTCATAGCCGAAGAAGGTGGGGCGAGGGGTCGTCGCGGGCGGAGTCGTGCCGCCACCCTGTGTCGGCGCGGCGCCGGGCGTGTCATGTCCGGTGAGCGCGGGGGGTGCGATTGGTCCCGTGCCGTCATCCGTCGCGTTCGTACCGCCGGCTGATGGCGGCGCGGGTGAGCCGTGGCGCGGGATCGCCGCGAACAAGTCGCGCTTCCACGGCTCCAGATGTGATCCGGGTTCGCCCGCGGGTTCCGCGGCGACCACCAGCGTTCCCCGCACCACGGCTTCCTTGGGCATGTCGCAGACCAGCGGGTCGCAGGCCTGATACGTGATGCTCGCGGTGAAGGGATACTCACCCGGACTCGCTCCCGCCGGGGCGCGCACGGGAATGGCGACGAGGATCGTGCCCTCGTATCCCTTGACCTCCTGAACGAACTCGCCCTCGCCCGCGAGAAACGTGTGCGACTTCGGCCAGCGGATGTCGCCGGCTGTGAAGCCATCAGGGAGCGTGAGCGCGATGGAGGTGGCGATGAAACCGCCGGATTCATCGCCCGATCCCGCCCCGGCCTGAATGTGCCAAGTGGGGGCCATGTGAAGGATGACGCCCAGCGTCGCCTGGCCGCCTGGCGCGATCGATGGCTCGTGCCACGCCACGTCGGCCTTCACGCGCTCACCCGGCGCGAACGTGACCGTCGGGGGTGCGGAGGGCGGCGGGGCGCGATGCCGCGCCAGCGTCCGCTCGAACAGCCCGGAGAGCACGACCACGTCCACGCCCGGCACGTCGGAGCCGGGGGGCAGCACTTCCAGCGTGGCGCGAATCGCGCGCGTGGTGGGAAAGTCGCAGGTCGAGTCATCGCACGCCTGGTATTCGACGGTCAGGTCAAAGGAGTACTCGCCCGGCGACGCCGCCGCGGGAACGGTGATGGGCGTCAGGGCCGCGATCATGCCCTCGTACCCGGCCAGGGTCTGGGCGAACTCCCCCTCACCAAGCGTGAACTGAACCGCCTCGGGCCAGAGGGTCTTGCCGATCGACCACCCCGACGGGCCGGTGATCCTGATGGACGTGGGTATCGCCCCGGGACGTTCATCTCCCGATCCGACGCCCGCCTGAATGTGCCAGTGCGGCTCGATGTCGAACACCACGCCCAGATGAACGGTCATGCCCGGCGTGGCCTGGGCGGGGCTCCATGCGTGCGTGACAATCGCCCGATGCGAGCCGTCCGGCGCCTCCTGGGCCGCCGCGAACATCCCCGGCAGCGCGACGGCGACAAGGGTGGAAAGCGTCAGCAACAGTCGTCGCACAAACATGGGCATGGTGGTGTTCTCGGGGCCGAAACCGGCGGTGACGCAAAGTATATGAAGCGGGGGACGACCCCTCCGAACCGGATGAGCAGCCGGACGGCATGGCCTGACAATTCGAACAGGCGGATCGTGGGACGACTGACGCCCCGTGATGTGGGTTCAACGCCGCACGGACGACGGGTATTCCGATGCCGTCGGCGAACCCGCGTTTCAAGGGCGGCCGATCGGCGATCCGATGAGGGTGAGGCGGTGGAGGGAGACGACGTCAGCCGTGGGGCATCGGGAAGTTGGATTCCCGCGCCCAGCACCCAACACGCAGCACCTGGCACAGTCATGCCCGACACCATGCCCCAAGCTGACCTTGAGACGCTGCTCAGCGCGGTGGAATCGGGCGCGGTCGATGACGGGTCATCCGGACAGCAGATCTTCTCGCGTCATCGACGTTCGCTCGAAGATGTGGAGATCCGGACCTACGACTTCAAGCGGCCCGAGCGCATCAGCAAGGACCAGATTCGCGCGCTGATGACCCTGCATGACACGTTCGCCCGCTCGTTCGGGGCGGCCATGTCCGGCTACCTGCGCACGATCGTCGAAGTGAACGTGGCGCAGGTGGAGCAGATGACGTACTTCGAGTTCATCGACGCCCTGCCCAACCCCACCAGTTTCGCGGTGGTCAACGTCAAGGCGCTCGAGGGCATGATGTGCCTGGAGATCAGCCCGCTCATCATCTACCCGATCCTCGATCGGCTCATGGGAGGAACCAGCGCGGAGCTGTTCATCCCGCCGCGCCCGATGACGGTGATCGAGAGCCGCCTGATCCGACAGATCCTGGTGCGTGCCGTCGCGGCGCTCACCGAGGCGTGGTCGGACATCCACAGGACCGACTTCGCGCTGGGCGAGATCGAATCGAACCCCCAGTTGGTGCTGATCGTGCCGCCCAACGAGGTGGTGGTGGTGGTGCGGTTCGAGATCCGCATGGCCAAGCGCGCGGGCACGATGTCGCTGTGCATCCCCTTCAACGTGATCGAGCCGGTGATGCAGCAGTTGTCGGCCCAGTCGTGGTTCAACGCGGCGCGGGCCAGAAACCAGCCGACCTGGGAGCGGGCCATCGCCTCGCACCTGACCGACGCCGGACTGGAACTGACCGCCACGCTGGCGGAGACGACCATCACCCTGTCGGACCTGGAGCGGCTTGAGCCGGGCGACCTCATTCTCACCGAAAAGCCCGCCGAGGAGCCCATCGTGGTGTCCGTGGAAGGACGCCCCAAGTACCTCGCCCGTCTGGGTCAGGTCAAGGGCAAGCGGGCCGCGCAGATCGTGCGCCCCATCGAGCCGGGCGACCGGGTGTGACTCCCCCGCTCCTCGTCGCGTCATTCGCGGGCAATTCAATGTGCTGGACCTTCGATCCGACCGATCCTAGTATCTGATTCGATTCCGTGGACGTTTGTTCGCCATCGGATCCGAACCATGCACCGATGGCTTGAACGACGCGTCCGCGTCTGAGCACATGCCGGTCAGGGCCTCCGGAAGCCCGAATACTCCGGATGTGAAAGCGTTCTCCATGACATTCGCTGATCTCGGGCTCTCGGAGCCCATCCTGCGGGCTGTCGCCGCCGACGGCTACTCCTCGCCCACTCCCATCCAGGCGCAGGCCATTCCCCTGGTGCTGGCCGGACGCGACCTGTTCGGCTGCGCCCAGACGGGCACGGGCAAGACGGCGGCGTTCGCGCTGCCCATCCTGCACCGACTGACGGCGGCGCCGCGCCGTTCCGGCGCGGGCGCCTCGCCCGGTGCGCCGCGCGTGCTGGTGCTCGCCCCCACGCGCGAACTGGCCTCGCAGATCGCCGAGAGTTTCCGTGCCTACGGGCGACACCTGAGGCACCGCGTGGCGGTGATCTTCGGCGGCGTCAACCAGCACCACCAGGTCAAGGCGCTGCAGCGCGGCGTGGAGATCCTTGTCGCCACGCCGGGCCGGCTGCTCGACCTGATGGGACAGGGACACGTGGACCTGCGGACCGTCGAAGCGCTCGTCCTCGACGAGGCCGACCGCATGTTCGACATGGGGTTCATTCACGACATCCGCAAGGTCGTCGGGCGCCTCCCCCGCCAGCGCCAGACGCTGCTGTTCAGCGCCACCATGCCGCGGGAGATCCGCGCCCTGGCGGAGGCGATTCTGCGCGACCCCGCCTCGGTGCAGGTCACGCCGGTCGCCACTCCCGTCGAGACGATCGAGCAGTCGGTCTACCACGTGCCGCACAAGCGCAAGCCCGCGCTCCTCAAGCACCTGCTGCAACGGGGCGACGCCGGGCGCACCATCGTCTTCACCCGCACCAAGCACGGGGCAGACAAGGTCGTGCGCGAACTGGTTCGCTGCGGCATCCCCGCCGAGGCGATTCACGGCAACAAGAGCCAGAACGCCCGCACCCGCGCGCTGGAGCGATTCAAGAGCCAGTCGCCGCCCGTGCTGGTGGCCACCGACATCGCCTCGCGCGGGATCGACGTGGACGGCGTGACGCACGTCATCAACTTCGATGTGCCACACGAACCGGAAACCTACGTTCACCGCATCGGGCGCACCGCACGAGCCGGAGCGTCGGGCGTGGCGGTGTCGTTCTGCGACCACGCCGAGCGGTCGGACCTGGTGTCGATCGAGCGTCTCATTCGACGCACGATCGTGGTGCGGAACGATCATCCCGTCTACGACGAGGCCGAGATGACCTTCCACGCGGGTGAACGCCGCGCTCCGAGCGAGCGTCCCCGCCACGATCACCGCGGAGGCGGACGCCGCAGTGGTCCACCCCATCGCGGGGGCAACCGGCCCGAGGGATCGGGTCGGGCGGGTCACCGCGCCGCTCCTCGGTCGAGCAGCACGAACGGCGGCGCGGCGCGGTCGCATGACGCCGCCCGGTCGGAGGCGCCCGCGTCCGGCCCTGGGCGCTCACTCCATCGCAACGGACGCGGAGGGCCCCGTCGCGGCTGGCGGTGACGCGATGACGACGAACCTGAACTGACCGCGGTGCGAATGCGCCGGCTCACTCCGCCCTGGCGGATCGGCCCGCGTCGTCGCGTGATGACTGGTCATCACGTTGGTCGGACGCGCCGGGCGCCTCGCGTGGCTCGACCGCCTGCTCGCGCCGGCGCCTGGCGTCGGATCGGTTGATGTGCAGCATCATCAGCCCCATGCCCACGAGGAGGAGCACGTCCGCCACGTTGAACACCCAGGGGAAGAGCTCATCCGCCCCACCCGGCCAGGACCAGCCGAACGGCAGGTGACGATCCGGCAGCATGTGCAGGAAGTCGCGCACCGCGCCGTGCTGCCACCGGTCGTAGAGATTGCCCACGCCGCCCGCCAGAATCAGCCCCAGCGCCACATGGGCCAGACGGTGGCGATCCAGCGTCCACCGGGCGAAGAGCAGCATTCCCACGGCGATGGCGACGCCCGTGAACGCGATGAAGAAGCCGCGCTTCTGCTGGCCGATGCCGAACACCGCGCCGCGATTGATGACCAGGCGGAAGTTCAGCAGTCGCCCGGGGACCGCCGTCTTCGGCTCATGTCGCGGAATGGGGTTCCATTCGGGATGCGCCAGCAGATACTCGCGATCCCACGTCACCGGGACGCCCGCAATGGTGCGGAACGACCACGCCTTGGTCCAGAGGTCGGCGGTCAACCCGACGCCGAAGACAAGCAGCAGGGTGGCCCAGGCCGCGGGCGAATGAAACGCTCGACGGGGAGCGGGCGTCGGTGTGTCCGGCGAGGTGGTCACGTCACACCGCCTGGCCGCTCTCGATGAGCCGCACCGCCTCGATGGTGTACTTGGCCCACGGCTTGGCGTTGAGGCGCGCCTTGGGAATCGGCTTGCGCGTCAGCAGACAGACGCCGTACGTCTTGTTCTCGATGCGCTGCAGGGCCTCGTCGATCTCGCGGATGAGCTTGCGGTCGCTCTCGGCGAGGGAGAGCATGAAGTCCTGGTCGTAGGCGTCGCTGCCCACGTCCGCCATGTGGATGGGCATGTGCGAGAGATTGCCGCCTTCGGAGCGGAGCGCCTGGTCCTCCTTGGCGCTCAGGTCACCCATCTTCTGGGCACGCAGCGTCAGCAGCATCTGTCGATAATGCTCCAGCTCCTGCTTGTTCAGGTGCGTGCGAATGGGCTTGGCGTCCTCGATCTCCTTCTCGGCGGCGGCCTGCGCCGCGGCGGCGGCCTCCTCCTTCGATGGCTTCTTCTTCTCGCCCGGCTTGGGCACGATCACGCGCACCCGGCGCCCGTTGAGCATCACGTACCCGTCCTTGTCCGGGGCCCCCGCAGCAGCCAGCGACGGCGCCACGCCCGAGGCCACCGCCTCGGCCACCGCGGCGGCGGCCTTGGCCTTCTCGGCCCTGGTCATTCGGACCTTGGACGGCTTGCCCGTCGCCATTTCCCTGGCGGGCGCCTTGGCGCTGGCTTGCGGCGTCGGTTTCGATCGCTCCTTGGTCGGCGCCGGAGGAGCCGCCTTGCCAGGCGCCGCCTTCTTGCCGACAGTTTTCGGCGGCTTGGTTGCGGCGACGGGCTTGGCGGGTTTCTTCTTTGACCCACCACCGGCCTGTTTCGCCTTGGCGGAGGCCGCCTTGCCCTTCCTGGGCGACTTGGTCGGGGCGGATCGCTTCACGCTCGATTTGGACTTCGAGGTCGAGGAGCGGGCGGATTTCGATCGGGATTGCTTCTTTGCCACGGGTTCGGCTCCCGGAAATCGAATGGAAGTGCTTGCCAGATAAGCACTTGCGCAATAACAGCGCTCCGCGCCGGACGCCAATCGTAGGGTGTGGAGCACCGTTCGTCAACGTCCGCACCCCCGCGAGTCGATCGGTGATGTGATCATCCCCTGCTCGCGCCCTGGTCGGGACATGCCCGTCCTCGGACACCTACCCTCTCTCGCATGACGGCCATCACCCTGCAGGGACTGCGAAAACACTACGGTTCCGCCGTCGCGGTGGAGGATGTCGATCTGCTGATCCGGTCGCGCGAGTTGTTCTTTCTGCTCGGGCCGTCGGGGTGCGGCAAGACCACGCTGCTGCGCCTCATCGCCGGGTTCATCGAGCCGACCGCGGGAAGCATCCGCTTCGGCGAACGCGACGTCACCCGTCTGCCCCCCAACCGACGGAATGCGGGCATGGTGTTTCAGAACTACGCCCTCTGGCCGCACATGACCGTGGCGGAAAACGTGGCGTACGGGCTGAACGTTCGTCGCGTACCCGCCAGCGAGCGTGAGCAGCGCGTGCAGGAAGCCCTGCGCCTGGTGCAGATGCAGGACTACGCCCGCCGCAGACCCGGCCAGCTCTCCGGCGGGCAGCAGCAGCGGATCGCGCTGGCCCGGGCGCTGGTCATCCGCCCGGATGTGCTGCTGCTGGATGAGCCGCTCTCCAACCTCGACGCCAAGCTGCGGCTGGAGATGCGCGAACAGATCCGGCGCCTGGTGGATGAGACGGGGATCACCACCATCTATGTGACGCACGACCAGAAGGAAGCCCTGTCGATGGCCGACACCGTGGCCGTGATGCGCGCCGGGCGCGTGGTGCAGGTGGGTCCGCCGCGATCACTGTACGCGCGGCCTCGGTCGCGATTCGTGGCGGACTTCCTGGGCGAGACGAACTTCCTGCACGCGGTGGTCGCGGGCACGGATGGCGGGCGGCTGCTGCTCGACACGCCCGCCGGGCGTCTGGTCTCCACCGCGTTCGATGAGTCCACCCCACGAGGCGGGAACGTGACGCTGTCGATCCGTCCGGAGGCGCTGCGGTTGCTGGGGGGCGGGGAGCCGTCAGCCGTCAGCCGTCAGCAATCAGTCGCCAGCATTGGCTCGAAGGTTGGCTCGATTGTTCAGAAGCCCGTGTCGGACGCCGACACGCAGCCCACCACGACTCAGATGGGCTCAGTCGCTCGTCCCCAGTCCGCAGTCCAAGATCCGCTCAACGCCCTGCCCGTCACTCGTCGCCGGACGGTCTTCCTTGGCGAAACGGCTCAGCACACGGTGGAACTGGCGGACGGCACGCCGCTGCGCGTGCTTGAACTGAACCCCG includes the following:
- the dnaN gene encoding DNA polymerase III subunit beta; protein product: MKVICDRSALAEALGIVSGVVVPRTPKPVYACVKVSAPEPRGRVTLIATDGEISLTLNVDQVSVEKPGEGLIPADKFLQIVRASTDPTITIEVKDSTAHLRGTDSHFTVYGFDASEFPAVRPFDAEKADCEVHAGTLQKLASRTLFATATESSRYAINGVLFDRKGKKLRLVATDGRRLAVASSSCTPTAEGNASCIIPSKVLRLVTRLIDDPDATVRIAIDESTIQFAIGEGADAAVLTGNLVEGAFPPFEDVIPRDHDKKITFSTATLSSAVQRAALLTNEESKGVRMSFRTDGLTLTSRAPEMGEAQIEVDLADYKGTPIEIGFNPGFLLDALKVVDENQVIVELKEPSKPGVIKAGSEFTYVVMPVNLQ
- the fliM gene encoding flagellar motor switch protein FliM, giving the protein MPQADLETLLSAVESGAVDDGSSGQQIFSRHRRSLEDVEIRTYDFKRPERISKDQIRALMTLHDTFARSFGAAMSGYLRTIVEVNVAQVEQMTYFEFIDALPNPTSFAVVNVKALEGMMCLEISPLIIYPILDRLMGGTSAELFIPPRPMTVIESRLIRQILVRAVAALTEAWSDIHRTDFALGEIESNPQLVLIVPPNEVVVVVRFEIRMAKRAGTMSLCIPFNVIEPVMQQLSAQSWFNAARARNQPTWERAIASHLTDAGLELTATLAETTITLSDLERLEPGDLILTEKPAEEPIVVSVEGRPKYLARLGQVKGKRAAQIVRPIEPGDRV
- a CDS encoding ABC transporter ATP-binding protein translates to MTAITLQGLRKHYGSAVAVEDVDLLIRSRELFFLLGPSGCGKTTLLRLIAGFIEPTAGSIRFGERDVTRLPPNRRNAGMVFQNYALWPHMTVAENVAYGLNVRRVPASEREQRVQEALRLVQMQDYARRRPGQLSGGQQQRIALARALVIRPDVLLLDEPLSNLDAKLRLEMREQIRRLVDETGITTIYVTHDQKEALSMADTVAVMRAGRVVQVGPPRSLYARPRSRFVADFLGETNFLHAVVAGTDGGRLLLDTPAGRLVSTAFDESTPRGGNVTLSIRPEALRLLGGGEPSAVSRQQSVASIGSKVGSIVQKPVSDADTQPTTTQMGSVARPQSAVQDPLNALPVTRRRTVFLGETAQHTVELADGTPLRVLELNPAEAPAPSDWSVAPPSQWVWVDPRDVVILPD
- a CDS encoding thioredoxin family protein — protein: MPMFVRRLLLTLSTLVAVALPGMFAAAQEAPDGSHRAIVTHAWSPAQATPGMTVHLGVVFDIEPHWHIQAGVGSGDERPGAIPTSIRITGPSGWSIGKTLWPEAVQFTLGEGEFAQTLAGYEGMIAALTPITVPAAASPGEYSFDLTVEYQACDDSTCDFPTTRAIRATLEVLPPGSDVPGVDVVVLSGLFERTLARHRAPPPSAPPTVTFAPGERVKADVAWHEPSIAPGGQATLGVILHMAPTWHIQAGAGSGDESGGFIATSIALTLPDGFTAGDIRWPKSHTFLAGEGEFVQEVKGYEGTILVAIPVRAPAGASPGEYPFTASITYQACDPLVCDMPKEAVVRGTLVVAAEPAGEPGSHLEPWKRDLFAAIPRHGSPAPPSAGGTNATDDGTGPIAPPALTGHDTPGAAPTQGGGTTPPATTPRPTFFGYELPDTSGALGTVLLLLFSVLGGFILNLTPCVLPVIPIKILTISQHAGSPGKSLVLGLWMALGVVAFWVAIGVPAAFFTTLADPSRLFGIWWLTLGIGALIGIMGLGIMGLFMIQLPQSVYAINPKADSPGGSFMFGVMTAVLGLPCFGFVAGALLAGSATLPPATIILIFTSLGIGMAAPYLVLSARPGLVNKIPRTGPASELVKQVMGLLLIAAAAYFIGAGLIALVSEKPYMARQLHWWAVAVFVSIAGLWLVVRTFQISKKPLPRLSFLLVGVLLGAAATLYALDSTAKARFNWLAMEEARADSGGAYATGVWNEFTPAAFQAAREAGHVVVLDFTAEWCINCKILKASVLNRDPVRTALGSKDVVSFTVDLTSTEAPGWRMLRDLGRTGIPLLVIYTPGVDEPWQANAYTPQQVMEALDAARATRLAATTSGQSR
- a CDS encoding TraR/DksA family transcriptional regulator, with the protein product MKRSAPTKSPRKGKAASAKAKQAGGGSKKKPAKPVAATKPPKTVGKKAAPGKAAPPAPTKERSKPTPQASAKAPAREMATGKPSKVRMTRAEKAKAAAAVAEAVASGVAPSLAAAGAPDKDGYVMLNGRRVRVIVPKPGEKKKPSKEEAAAAAQAAAEKEIEDAKPIRTHLNKQELEHYRQMLLTLRAQKMGDLSAKEDQALRSEGGNLSHMPIHMADVGSDAYDQDFMLSLAESDRKLIREIDEALQRIENKTYGVCLLTRKPIPKARLNAKPWAKYTIEAVRLIESGQAV
- a CDS encoding signal peptidase II, whose protein sequence is MTTSPDTPTPAPRRAFHSPAAWATLLLVFGVGLTADLWTKAWSFRTIAGVPVTWDREYLLAHPEWNPIPRHEPKTAVPGRLLNFRLVINRGAVFGIGQQKRGFFIAFTGVAIAVGMLLFARWTLDRHRLAHVALGLILAGGVGNLYDRWQHGAVRDFLHMLPDRHLPFGWSWPGGADELFPWVFNVADVLLLVGMGLMMLHINRSDARRRREQAVEPREAPGASDQRDDQSSRDDAGRSARAE
- a CDS encoding DEAD/DEAH box helicase — encoded protein: MTFADLGLSEPILRAVAADGYSSPTPIQAQAIPLVLAGRDLFGCAQTGTGKTAAFALPILHRLTAAPRRSGAGASPGAPRVLVLAPTRELASQIAESFRAYGRHLRHRVAVIFGGVNQHHQVKALQRGVEILVATPGRLLDLMGQGHVDLRTVEALVLDEADRMFDMGFIHDIRKVVGRLPRQRQTLLFSATMPREIRALAEAILRDPASVQVTPVATPVETIEQSVYHVPHKRKPALLKHLLQRGDAGRTIVFTRTKHGADKVVRELVRCGIPAEAIHGNKSQNARTRALERFKSQSPPVLVATDIASRGIDVDGVTHVINFDVPHEPETYVHRIGRTARAGASGVAVSFCDHAERSDLVSIERLIRRTIVVRNDHPVYDEAEMTFHAGERRAPSERPRHDHRGGGRRSGPPHRGGNRPEGSGRAGHRAAPRSSSTNGGAARSHDAARSEAPASGPGRSLHRNGRGGPRRGWR